From the genome of Muricauda sp. SCSIO 64092, one region includes:
- a CDS encoding efflux RND transporter periplasmic adaptor subunit, which produces MKKNILYIAIAVLVGLLSGWLIFGNSNSENKSSASETHDHSAESAEQMWTCSMHPQIMQPEPGDCPICGMDLIPAESGADGLAMNEIKMTKNAMALANIQTTIVGKGSADDDNRISLSGKIKMNEEENAIQASYFDGRIERLNVNFEGQEVRKGQLLATIYAPNLVAAQQELLTAASLKTSQPELYKAVRNKLKLWKLSESQINSIEESGKVNENFPIYATVSGTVSEKMASEGDYVKQGQPIVKMSNLNSVWAEFDAYENQLSEFRKGQKIKITTNAYPNKEFDATVSFVDPVLNTQTRTVVVRADLKNNRGLFKPGMFVTGKIKSRSNSAGAQLRVPASAVMWTGERSLVYVKTNPNEPVFEMQEIILGTRIGDTFMVVSGLEDGDEIVTNGAFTIDAAAQLQGKKSMMNKSGGKTMTGHEGHLGMPNMGNETNNASTMEMKLPETFQTIFLSTLPTYIKMKDALVASDASKVSDFAKSVSEKMKAIPQKDLDKMLKSHLAKSIEMLVTIENTDDLENQRAHFVVLNENLVAIAMNLTHMDSALYVQKCPMANSNKGAVWLSDNTEIRNPYYGDAMLTCGSVIDSIQ; this is translated from the coding sequence ATGAAAAAAAACATTCTTTACATCGCTATTGCAGTTCTTGTCGGACTGCTCAGTGGTTGGCTCATATTTGGAAATTCAAATAGCGAAAACAAGAGCAGCGCATCCGAAACACACGATCATTCAGCCGAAAGTGCCGAACAAATGTGGACGTGCTCGATGCACCCACAGATTATGCAGCCCGAACCAGGCGATTGCCCTATTTGTGGAATGGATTTGATACCCGCGGAATCCGGTGCAGATGGTCTGGCAATGAACGAGATTAAAATGACCAAGAATGCAATGGCATTGGCCAATATCCAAACCACAATAGTAGGCAAAGGGTCGGCAGATGACGACAATAGGATTTCCCTTTCGGGAAAAATCAAGATGAACGAGGAAGAAAACGCTATTCAAGCCAGCTATTTTGATGGCAGGATTGAACGTCTCAATGTCAATTTTGAAGGTCAGGAAGTAAGAAAGGGACAATTGTTGGCCACCATTTACGCGCCTAATTTGGTAGCGGCACAACAAGAGTTGTTGACCGCAGCTTCGCTAAAAACATCGCAACCGGAATTATATAAAGCGGTACGCAATAAACTAAAACTTTGGAAACTTTCGGAAAGCCAAATCAACAGTATCGAAGAATCTGGAAAAGTAAATGAGAACTTCCCGATATATGCCACGGTCAGCGGTACAGTATCTGAAAAAATGGCTTCTGAAGGCGATTATGTAAAGCAAGGTCAACCCATTGTGAAAATGAGTAATCTAAATTCCGTTTGGGCAGAATTTGATGCCTACGAGAACCAGCTATCGGAGTTCAGAAAAGGGCAGAAAATCAAAATAACGACCAATGCTTATCCTAATAAGGAATTTGATGCTACGGTGTCATTTGTAGACCCTGTTTTAAATACCCAAACGAGAACTGTGGTAGTACGGGCCGATTTAAAAAACAATAGAGGACTTTTTAAGCCCGGGATGTTCGTCACGGGGAAAATAAAAAGCAGATCAAACAGCGCTGGGGCACAATTACGTGTTCCCGCAAGCGCAGTGATGTGGACAGGGGAACGCTCATTAGTGTACGTAAAGACAAACCCCAACGAACCAGTCTTTGAAATGCAGGAAATAATACTGGGCACTAGAATCGGCGACACTTTTATGGTGGTGTCCGGATTAGAAGATGGCGATGAAATTGTGACCAATGGGGCATTCACCATAGATGCAGCGGCACAGTTACAAGGCAAAAAGTCCATGATGAACAAATCCGGTGGTAAAACAATGACGGGTCACGAAGGGCATTTGGGAATGCCGAATATGGGCAATGAGACGAACAACGCTTCAACAATGGAAATGAAGTTACCGGAGACATTTCAAACAATATTTCTGTCTACCCTACCAACCTACATTAAAATGAAAGATGCCCTGGTAGCGAGTGATGCAAGTAAGGTTTCCGATTTCGCGAAATCGGTGTCGGAAAAAATGAAAGCCATTCCACAGAAAGACCTTGATAAGATGCTCAAATCCCATCTTGCGAAAAGTATCGAGATGCTCGTTACCATAGAAAACACCGATGATTTGGAAAACCAACGCGCCCATTTTGTTGTTCTCAACGAAAATCTGGTTGCCATAGCAATGAATCTTACCCATATGGATAGTGCACTCTACGTTCAAAAGTGCCCGATGGCAAATAGTAATAAAGGTGCGGTCTGGTTAAGTGACAATACCGAAATCAGGAATCCCTATTATGGTGATGCAATGCTTACCTGTGGTTCTGTAATAGATAGTATTCAATGA
- a CDS encoding helix-turn-helix domain-containing protein, whose protein sequence is MKKIYIKNMVCPRCITAVRDILDDLDIAYREIVLGEVTLPKALDVGQKEIMHQRLEKVGFALVNDRRSQLIEKMKNLVIEKVHHSREPLEINWSDYISDQLHLDYKYLGNLFSSVESITFEQYIIHQKIERIKELLAYDEMSLKEIAFLLDYSSVAYLSNQFKKVTGMSPTQFKKGLKHSRRSIDEI, encoded by the coding sequence ATGAAAAAAATATACATCAAAAATATGGTATGCCCGCGCTGTATCACAGCGGTAAGAGACATACTGGATGACCTGGACATAGCTTATCGGGAAATTGTACTGGGTGAAGTAACATTGCCAAAAGCCTTGGATGTGGGACAGAAAGAAATAATGCACCAGCGTTTGGAAAAAGTAGGATTTGCCCTGGTAAATGACCGTCGCAGTCAGCTTATTGAAAAAATGAAGAACCTTGTCATTGAGAAGGTACACCATTCACGGGAACCTTTGGAAATTAACTGGTCGGATTATATAAGCGACCAACTGCATCTGGACTATAAGTATTTAGGCAATCTCTTTTCCTCTGTAGAGAGTATCACGTTTGAGCAGTACATCATTCATCAGAAAATTGAACGCATTAAGGAATTACTGGCATATGATGAAATGAGCTTAAAAGAGATAGCTTTTCTATTGGACTATAGTAGTGTGGCCTATTTAAGCAACCAGTTTAAAAAGGTAACCGGTATGAGCCCTACACAGTTTAAAAAAGGTCTAAAGCATAGCAGAAGGTCAATTGATGAAATTTAA
- a CDS encoding cation transporter — protein sequence MDKSIFKISKMDCPSEEAMIRMKLDSVGQISKLTFDIPNRKLTIYHNGNLREIQEAIADLRFNEELIYSGPTEEVIIDIDQVTDQRNLLWTVLLINFAFFAIEMATGLISRSMGLIADSLDMLADSFVYALSLLAVGGSLLRKKRIATIAGYFQIILAVIGFVEVFRRFIGTTEVPDFKTMILVSILALMANGFCLYLLQKSKSKEAHMQASMIFTSNDVIINSGIIVAGLLVLWTNSRIPDLVVGAIVFVVVIRGAINILKLGK from the coding sequence ATGGATAAATCAATATTTAAAATATCAAAAATGGACTGTCCTTCCGAAGAAGCTATGATTCGGATGAAGTTGGATTCGGTCGGTCAGATTTCAAAGTTGACATTTGATATCCCTAACCGGAAGCTGACAATTTACCATAATGGCAACCTGAGAGAAATTCAAGAAGCCATCGCAGATTTAAGATTTAACGAAGAACTGATTTATTCTGGACCAACGGAAGAAGTTATCATCGACATCGACCAAGTAACCGATCAGCGAAATCTACTCTGGACCGTTCTACTTATAAACTTCGCCTTTTTTGCAATTGAAATGGCGACAGGACTTATTTCAAGGTCTATGGGTCTCATAGCGGACAGCCTTGATATGCTTGCGGATTCATTTGTGTATGCACTTAGCCTCCTTGCTGTTGGCGGCTCATTACTACGTAAAAAAAGAATTGCGACAATAGCTGGGTATTTTCAAATAATACTTGCTGTGATTGGCTTTGTAGAAGTCTTCAGAAGATTTATTGGCACGACCGAAGTTCCTGATTTCAAGACTATGATACTAGTTTCAATACTTGCTTTAATGGCCAATGGTTTTTGTCTTTATCTCTTACAAAAATCAAAAAGCAAAGAAGCGCATATGCAAGCTAGTATGATTTTCACTTCAAATGATGTAATAATAAATTCAGGCATAATTGTAGCCGGGTTATTGGTTCTGTGGACAAATTCAAGAATACCGGACTTAGTTGTTGGGGCAATTGTATTCGTAGTTGTAATTCGGGGAGCAATCAACATTTTAAAATTGGGGAAATAA
- a CDS encoding efflux RND transporter permease subunit, which yields MLNKGIKFLIENKLIAVLMLSLFVGWGIVNAPFDWETGILPSDPVAVDAIPDIGENQQIVFTKWDGRSPQDIEDQITYPLTTSLLGIPGVKTIRSSSMFGFSSIYIIFEEDIEFYWSRSRILEKLNSLPSGLLPEGVNPALGPDATGLGQIFWYTLEGRDKEGNVTGGWDLQELRSIQDYYVKYALSSASGVSEVASIGGYVQEYQVDVNPELMRQYNIGLADIVKAVKESNRDIGAQTLEMNQAEYLVRGLGYVKSIVDIENAVVTSENFTSIRIKDVGKVSLGPATRRGILDKEGAEVVGGVVVARYGANPLQVINNVKDQIAEISSGLPTKELSDGRNSQVTIVPFYDRTELIQETLGTLKEALTLQILITVLVIVVMVFNLRASVLISGLLPVAVLMVFISMKFFNVDANIVALSGIAIAIGTMVDVAVILTENIIRHMADNREKGSNAQLPINAVVYDATAEVSGAILTAVLTTIISFIPVFTMIGAEGKLFRPLAFTKTMALVASIIIALFLIPPFAASIFKKQNLKHWYRYAINTALIITGIVFIFLGYWLGLVLVGFGIITILTSLGMLSQKRFNLATIVLSAATIVSLLAVYWRPLGFDRSVLMNLIFVSIISFGLLVTFWVFRHCYTRILRWALRNKLLFLSVPTLIVIFGVLIMQNTGKEFMPSLNEGSFLLMPTSLPHAGVEENKRVLQQLDMAVATIPEIETVVGKAGRTESALDPAPLSMYENVIQYKPEYMLNESGKPQRYKVNDDGLFILKNDKLIINPNNDIADDGDYEASQLQTSATRNELIPDDDGEYYRNWRPEIESPDDIWNEIVRVTKLPGVTSAPKLQPIETRLVMLQTGMRAPMGIKVKGQDLQEIEAFGLQLEEILKQAKGVKEQAVFADRIVGKPYLLIDIKREQLVRYGISIMDVQEILQVAVGGMPLTQTVEGRERYAVRVRYPRELRENPTDLKNIYVPVEKGSPVPLGELVDIRYEQGPQAIKSEDTFLVGYVLFDKLDGFAEVDVVENAQALIQEKIDSGDLTVPKSINYAFTGTYENQLRAEKTLSVVVPLALIIIFLILYFQFRSVGTSLMVFTGIAVAFAGGFLMIWLYGQDWFLNFNFFGENLRDLFQMHTINLSVAVWVGFIALFGIATDDGVVMATYLTQTFDRNTPENKKEIRDSVVEAGEKRIRPCLMTTATTLLALLPILTSTGRGSDIMIPMAIPSFGGMLIALITLFVVPVLFSMKKEVQLKKADK from the coding sequence ATGCTGAACAAAGGCATAAAATTTCTAATAGAAAACAAACTCATTGCGGTACTGATGCTCTCGTTATTTGTGGGTTGGGGTATCGTGAATGCACCATTTGATTGGGAAACCGGTATACTGCCAAGTGACCCCGTAGCAGTGGATGCCATACCGGATATTGGTGAAAACCAACAGATTGTTTTTACCAAATGGGATGGTCGTTCGCCACAGGACATTGAAGACCAAATCACCTATCCGCTAACTACTTCCCTATTAGGAATACCAGGGGTAAAGACCATTCGTAGCTCTTCGATGTTCGGGTTTTCAAGCATCTATATCATTTTTGAGGAAGATATAGAATTCTATTGGAGCCGTAGCCGTATTCTCGAAAAACTAAACTCATTACCAAGCGGCTTGTTGCCTGAAGGTGTCAATCCTGCCTTGGGACCAGATGCCACGGGCTTGGGCCAGATTTTTTGGTATACGCTGGAAGGCCGGGACAAAGAGGGCAATGTTACCGGAGGATGGGATTTGCAAGAACTTCGTAGCATTCAGGATTACTACGTTAAATATGCGCTGTCATCCGCTAGCGGCGTTTCGGAGGTAGCGTCTATCGGTGGTTATGTCCAAGAATATCAGGTGGATGTAAACCCAGAATTGATGCGCCAATATAACATCGGTCTGGCCGATATTGTAAAGGCCGTAAAAGAGAGTAACAGGGACATTGGCGCACAGACTTTGGAAATGAACCAGGCTGAATACCTTGTTCGGGGTCTGGGTTATGTGAAATCTATTGTCGATATCGAAAACGCAGTCGTTACTTCAGAGAATTTTACTTCTATCCGAATTAAGGATGTTGGGAAAGTCAGCTTGGGGCCAGCAACCCGCAGAGGCATTTTGGACAAGGAAGGTGCCGAAGTTGTGGGCGGTGTGGTCGTGGCACGCTACGGTGCAAATCCGTTGCAGGTCATCAATAATGTCAAAGACCAAATTGCCGAAATCTCTTCAGGTTTACCTACAAAGGAACTATCGGACGGCCGCAACTCACAGGTTACCATTGTTCCCTTCTATGACAGGACCGAACTCATACAAGAAACTCTGGGAACACTTAAAGAAGCTTTGACGTTGCAGATATTGATTACGGTACTGGTCATCGTGGTCATGGTCTTTAATCTAAGGGCTTCGGTTTTGATTTCAGGATTATTGCCGGTAGCCGTTCTAATGGTCTTTATCTCGATGAAATTTTTTAACGTAGATGCAAACATCGTGGCCCTTTCGGGTATTGCCATAGCCATAGGGACAATGGTTGATGTGGCCGTTATCCTCACCGAAAACATTATAAGGCACATGGCCGATAATCGAGAAAAAGGGAGTAATGCGCAATTACCCATTAATGCGGTGGTTTACGATGCCACGGCAGAAGTTTCCGGGGCCATATTGACCGCTGTACTTACGACTATTATCAGTTTTATCCCAGTATTTACAATGATAGGTGCCGAAGGAAAACTATTCCGTCCGCTGGCGTTTACAAAAACAATGGCATTGGTAGCTTCAATTATCATTGCCCTTTTCCTTATACCCCCATTTGCAGCATCTATTTTCAAAAAACAAAATCTAAAACATTGGTATCGATATGCCATTAACACAGCCCTGATCATTACAGGAATAGTTTTCATCTTTTTGGGGTACTGGCTGGGATTGGTATTGGTAGGTTTTGGCATCATTACAATCCTTACTTCTTTAGGGATGCTTTCTCAAAAGCGATTCAACCTGGCCACCATCGTATTATCGGCCGCCACTATTGTATCTCTTCTTGCGGTGTATTGGCGCCCATTGGGTTTTGACCGAAGTGTACTAATGAACCTGATTTTTGTGAGTATCATTTCCTTTGGTCTTTTGGTTACATTCTGGGTGTTCCGACATTGTTACACCCGTATTCTTAGGTGGGCATTACGAAACAAATTGCTGTTCCTATCCGTCCCAACACTAATTGTCATTTTCGGGGTATTGATTATGCAGAATACGGGCAAGGAATTTATGCCCTCCCTCAATGAAGGTTCTTTCCTGTTGATGCCAACATCGCTTCCGCACGCAGGGGTCGAAGAGAACAAACGGGTATTGCAGCAATTGGATATGGCCGTGGCGACCATCCCGGAAATTGAAACAGTGGTAGGGAAAGCGGGCAGAACCGAATCCGCCCTTGACCCTGCACCGCTATCAATGTACGAAAACGTCATTCAGTATAAGCCGGAATACATGCTGAACGAAAGCGGAAAACCCCAACGATACAAAGTAAACGATGATGGGCTGTTCATTCTTAAAAATGACAAGCTTATCATCAACCCGAATAACGATATAGCCGATGACGGCGATTATGAAGCTTCCCAATTGCAAACATCCGCGACAAGAAACGAATTGATTCCCGATGATGATGGTGAATACTACCGCAACTGGCGACCCGAGATTGAAAGTCCGGACGATATTTGGAATGAAATCGTTCGGGTCACGAAATTGCCAGGCGTAACTTCAGCACCCAAGTTACAGCCCATTGAAACACGATTGGTGATGCTCCAAACGGGAATGCGTGCGCCTATGGGCATCAAGGTAAAAGGACAGGACTTACAGGAAATCGAGGCATTCGGGCTTCAACTCGAAGAAATTCTTAAACAGGCCAAGGGTGTTAAGGAACAAGCCGTTTTTGCCGACCGTATTGTTGGCAAGCCTTATCTGCTTATTGACATCAAAAGGGAACAATTGGTGCGGTACGGGATTTCCATTATGGATGTTCAGGAAATTTTACAAGTAGCAGTCGGAGGAATGCCCTTGACCCAGACTGTTGAAGGTCGGGAACGCTATGCCGTTCGAGTACGCTACCCTCGCGAGCTTCGTGAGAACCCGACGGATTTAAAAAACATCTATGTACCTGTGGAAAAAGGCAGTCCCGTTCCTCTTGGAGAATTGGTGGATATTCGTTACGAACAGGGTCCACAGGCCATCAAAAGTGAGGACACCTTCTTGGTAGGCTACGTGTTGTTCGACAAACTTGATGGTTTTGCCGAAGTGGATGTAGTGGAAAATGCCCAAGCCTTGATTCAGGAAAAAATCGATAGTGGCGATTTGACCGTGCCAAAGAGTATCAATTATGCCTTTACAGGAACCTATGAAAACCAGCTACGGGCAGAAAAGACATTGTCCGTGGTCGTGCCCTTGGCACTCATCATTATCTTTTTGATTTTATATTTCCAGTTCCGTTCCGTCGGTACTTCGCTAATGGTATTTACGGGAATCGCCGTTGCCTTTGCGGGTGGTTTCCTTATGATTTGGTTGTATGGTCAGGACTGGTTCCTAAACTTTAATTTCTTCGGGGAAAATTTACGGGATTTGTTCCAGATGCATACCATCAATTTAAGTGTGGCGGTATGGGTAGGATTCATCGCCCTATTTGGTATTGCTACCGATGACGGCGTGGTAATGGCTACCTACCTCACACAAACGTTTGACCGAAACACCCCCGAGAACAAAAAGGAAATCCGTGATTCGGTGGTGGAAGCAGGCGAAAAACGGATCCGCCCTTGTTTGATGACCACGGCAACGACCCTATTGGCCTTGCTGCCCATCTTAACGTCTACAGGTCGTGGAAGCGATATTATGATACCGATGGCCATACCGAGTTTTGGCGGGATGTTGATAGCCCTGATTACCCTGTTTGTGGTTCCGGTACTGTTCAGTATGAAAAAAGAAGTTCAACTTAAAAAAGCGGACAAATGA
- a CDS encoding DUF3347 domain-containing protein codes for MKSKIQEYLKTNKLNVSKTLFKTTLLIIVITGFISCKNESKQGNPKSSSNNEVAQTMELAFTNETIGKQFQHYIHLKTALVNTDVNEARSGAKMLMENTDDAASKEMLSKISESDDIEVQRTVFSDVTEKMGKLVKGSLSSGEVYQQFCPMAFNNKGGYWLSTEEEIRNPYFGDRMLKCGKVTETIRK; via the coding sequence ATGAAATCAAAGATTCAAGAATACCTTAAAACAAACAAACTTAACGTGAGCAAAACGCTATTTAAAACAACCCTGTTAATTATTGTTATTACCGGCTTTATTTCCTGTAAAAATGAATCTAAACAAGGTAATCCAAAATCAAGTTCCAATAATGAAGTTGCTCAAACAATGGAACTGGCCTTTACCAACGAAACGATTGGGAAACAATTTCAGCACTATATCCATCTAAAGACCGCATTGGTAAATACCGATGTCAACGAGGCCCGATCCGGTGCAAAAATGTTAATGGAAAATACGGACGATGCAGCTTCAAAAGAGATGCTTTCTAAGATTTCCGAATCAGACGATATCGAGGTACAACGCACGGTATTTTCAGATGTAACGGAAAAGATGGGGAAACTGGTCAAAGGGTCTTTGTCTTCAGGTGAGGTGTATCAACAATTTTGCCCGATGGCCTTTAACAACAAAGGTGGTTACTGGTTATCGACCGAAGAGGAAATTCGCAATCCCTACTTTGGGGATAGGATGTTAAAATGCGGTAAGGTAACAGAGACTATAAGGAAATAG
- a CDS encoding TolC family protein — protein MKYILIVMSILFVSTFARAQELESYIREAETNNPDIQAYELRYNIAQEKVNEVNTLPNTTVSAGYFVSEPETRTGAQRARFSVSQMLPWFGTITARENYASSMAETEFVEIVIAKRKLALSVAQSYYSLYANKAKQSVLNENIQLLRTYEQLALTSVEVGKASAVDVLRLQIRQNELQQQREVLQEDYLAEQASFNNLLNRKESIGVEVVPEMTIPTEDAIYDEEGLALNPELLKYDKLYESIEQSELLNQKESAPNIGFGLDYMPVSERPDMTFSDNGKDIVMPMVSLSIPIFNKKYNSISKQNELKQLEIASQKSERLNTLQTAFSNARSQRNQARIKFNIQEKNLARAKDAEEILIKNYETGTIDFNDVLDIQELQLKFQVNQIGSIRTYYMQSAIINYLINQ, from the coding sequence ATGAAGTATATACTAATCGTTATGAGCATTTTGTTTGTTTCTACTTTTGCTAGAGCGCAAGAACTAGAGTCCTATATTCGGGAAGCCGAAACGAACAATCCGGATATTCAGGCCTACGAACTGCGATATAATATTGCCCAAGAAAAGGTAAACGAGGTAAATACCTTGCCAAACACCACGGTCAGCGCCGGCTATTTTGTGAGCGAACCCGAAACCAGGACAGGTGCGCAACGTGCACGCTTCTCGGTTTCCCAAATGTTGCCATGGTTCGGAACAATAACGGCAAGGGAAAACTATGCCAGTTCGATGGCGGAAACTGAATTTGTGGAAATCGTTATTGCCAAACGTAAACTGGCACTTTCCGTAGCCCAATCGTATTACAGTCTATATGCGAACAAGGCCAAGCAAAGTGTTCTGAATGAGAATATTCAACTATTGCGGACCTATGAACAGTTGGCATTGACTTCCGTGGAAGTCGGTAAAGCCTCTGCTGTTGATGTCCTGCGATTGCAAATTCGCCAGAATGAACTGCAACAGCAAAGGGAAGTCTTGCAGGAAGATTATTTGGCAGAACAGGCCAGCTTCAACAATCTCTTGAACCGAAAGGAAAGCATTGGTGTCGAAGTTGTTCCCGAAATGACCATCCCAACGGAAGATGCTATCTATGATGAGGAAGGACTGGCACTCAATCCCGAACTGCTCAAATACGATAAGCTCTATGAGTCCATTGAGCAATCAGAATTGCTCAACCAAAAGGAAAGTGCACCTAATATCGGTTTTGGGTTGGATTATATGCCTGTTTCCGAGCGACCTGATATGACCTTCAGCGATAACGGCAAGGATATCGTGATGCCCATGGTCTCACTTTCCATTCCCATTTTCAACAAAAAGTACAATTCTATTTCCAAACAGAATGAATTGAAACAGTTGGAGATAGCATCACAAAAAAGCGAGCGTTTGAACACCCTGCAAACGGCTTTCTCAAATGCAAGATCACAACGTAACCAGGCACGGATAAAATTCAATATTCAGGAAAAAAATCTTGCCCGGGCGAAAGATGCCGAGGAAATCCTAATCAAGAATTATGAGACGGGCACCATAGATTTTAACGATGTCCTGGATATTCAGGAATTGCAGTTAAAGTTTCAAGTAAATCAAATCGGGTCGATACGGACATATTATATGCAATCGGCCATTATCAATTATTTAATAAATCAATAA
- a CDS encoding lysophospholipid acyltransferase family protein produces MMDKLIYYLLLVPISRLPLFVLYGISNVLYFIIYRIFRYRRTVVKNNLTCSFPEKSVAEIRGIERAFYRHLGDLIVESIKNFTISEADSKRRMKIVNVELLEHYFHKGQSVVLVGGHYNSWELFALAVAGQIKHTPLALYSPLKNKFWEKKITESRSKYGLHMLNIDSVLQKMKMQKEEQFAVIFGSDQSPRKSQLAHFTTFLNQETAVAYGAERMAREFDMPIIAGSNLKVARGQYKVVFTLISDNHCKLKQGEITKGFTKQLEKDILNAPQYWLWTHKRWKHDKSEHEVNRII; encoded by the coding sequence ATGATGGATAAACTTATTTACTATTTGTTGCTTGTGCCAATATCGCGTTTGCCACTTTTTGTGTTGTACGGCATTTCCAATGTGCTGTACTTTATCATTTACCGAATATTTAGGTATCGAAGGACCGTGGTAAAAAATAATTTGACATGTTCCTTTCCTGAAAAATCGGTAGCCGAGATACGTGGGATTGAAAGAGCTTTTTATAGACATCTTGGCGACCTGATCGTGGAAAGCATAAAAAACTTCACCATTTCCGAGGCCGACTCCAAGAGGCGTATGAAAATTGTCAACGTAGAATTGTTGGAACACTATTTCCACAAGGGACAGAGTGTTGTTTTGGTAGGGGGCCATTACAACAGTTGGGAATTGTTCGCGCTTGCTGTTGCAGGACAGATCAAACATACCCCCTTGGCCCTTTATTCCCCTTTAAAGAACAAGTTTTGGGAAAAAAAGATTACTGAAAGTCGTTCCAAATATGGACTGCATATGTTGAATATCGATTCGGTTCTTCAAAAAATGAAAATGCAGAAAGAAGAGCAATTTGCGGTGATTTTTGGAAGCGATCAATCACCGAGAAAATCGCAACTAGCCCACTTCACCACATTTTTAAACCAGGAAACGGCGGTAGCTTACGGTGCAGAGAGAATGGCAAGGGAATTTGACATGCCCATCATTGCAGGCTCAAACTTAAAAGTAGCGCGTGGGCAATACAAAGTAGTTTTTACACTTATTTCCGATAATCATTGCAAACTAAAGCAAGGGGAAATCACAAAAGGTTTCACAAAACAATTGGAAAAAGATATTTTGAATGCCCCACAGTACTGGTTGTGGACCCATAAACGTTGGAAACACGATAAATCGGAGCATGAAGTCAATCGGATAATATAA
- a CDS encoding 30S ribosomal protein S21: MLIIKRVPGENIERALKRYKNKVRNTQQLKRIKRDQEFTKKSKRKRDKLAKAIYRNQY; this comes from the coding sequence ATGCTGATAATCAAAAGGGTTCCCGGAGAGAACATTGAGAGAGCTCTGAAAAGATATAAGAACAAGGTACGGAATACCCAGCAGTTGAAACGTATCAAGCGTGATCAGGAGTTTACCAAAAAATCCAAGCGAAAAAGGGATAAGTTGGCTAAGGCCATCTATCGAAATCAGTATTAA
- a CDS encoding HYC_CC_PP family protein, whose amino-acid sequence MKAIFHKIMSLLLAGIVLFSTMSFTLDMHYCGDHLVDFSFMQKAETCMMKAEMTKTSGQCSIMEMKMNCCSDVEVVFEGQDDLKVSFDQLSLDQQIFLASFTHSYINLFEGFDKEIVPFKDYSPPPLIWDVQVLHQTFLI is encoded by the coding sequence ATGAAAGCCATTTTTCATAAAATAATGTCCCTTTTATTGGCAGGGATAGTGTTGTTCTCCACGATGTCTTTCACCTTGGATATGCACTATTGCGGAGACCACTTGGTGGATTTTAGTTTCATGCAAAAAGCAGAGACCTGTATGATGAAAGCTGAGATGACCAAAACCTCAGGCCAGTGTTCCATAATGGAAATGAAAATGAACTGCTGTTCCGATGTGGAAGTTGTCTTTGAGGGGCAGGATGACCTAAAAGTATCCTTCGACCAGCTTTCTTTGGACCAACAGATTTTTCTTGCCTCTTTCACTCATTCCTATATCAACCTTTTTGAAGGCTTTGACAAAGAGATAGTCCCTTTCAAGGACTATTCCCCACCTCCTCTGATATGGGATGTACAAGTGCTACACCAGACTTTTTTAATTTGA